The proteins below are encoded in one region of Vespa velutina chromosome 11, iVesVel2.1, whole genome shotgun sequence:
- the LOC124952831 gene encoding uncharacterized protein LOC124952831, protein MDAIISMTSFHFIMSKFSNLLITLKQKLDKLRIEIREDINNFNKNDNWNQHIVTSNQETETNTKIKSYILDLEKQLNTLENTFNDSWLRIFLYVSNYMCTVPLTEEVHKEITKNIITMHKITFPEYDENNFK, encoded by the exons ATGGATGCTATAATTTCAATGACGAGTTTTCATTTCATAATGtctaaattttctaatcttctAATCACATTGAAACAAAAACTTGACAAATTACGAATTGAAATTCGTGAAGATATAAATAActtcaataaaaatgataactgGAATCAACATATCGTAACCTCGAATCAAGAAACTGAGACTAATACGaagataaaatcatatatacttGATTTGGAAAAGCAATTAAACACATTAGAAAATACTTTTAAC gATTCCTGGcttcgtatttttttatatgtcagTAATTACATGTGTACAGTTCCTTTAACTGAAGAAGTGcacaaagaaataacaaaaaatattattacaatgcaTAAAATAACTTTTCCCGAGTACGacgagaataattttaaatag
- the LOC124952948 gene encoding WD repeat-containing protein 43 yields the protein MANAACTTFSQDGQYFAYCGSDGKLKIWEVATSRLKQEYVPNLHLYSPCSVLCWISVNTQATSTSLSPWKKRRRKLISEEIEQKGIIAMGSVNGKITLYDTAAATVCGQLENGHSSCVTALTWSANCGLFTAADDYHIVEWNIKENGIKCKWKSGKAKVTALAVMQDGKSMISAERIIKWWNLSTKQIIRTFTGHAGQVTSLNPITVNKNASYLISGACEDGYLSIWALDETKNDKCPMATLAMQDEALSVSVHVNDESQVMVLAITRSGQAHIFKYQPNGRSKPLKPTLTIAVASDVHQKETIQQIPILMATLIENEKLLLAYGSYINPTFEKVTPDFSDKIQYLIRSEVKRTKERKEESVTKVKATITEDNVEYLAPGTGSTAIKRNRTSSAGSQLPLKDRLENLSLNVETNAIGRTPSKGANMIQLLMQGLNSKDRTILNNVLFTKNERIIRNTIAKLPIQAITPLLKELCAMLQGKTYPSKIATMWLQILITTHAAHFLSHPNIGESLSPILSLIDAKLMLLTQISRLRGRVSLITGQITRSKEEQDNNIMEDTLLVYQDADSSDEGPALDEVDLESESDENWEEMSDQEEQEEQEEQEEHNEDDNKSVISKDENDFISS from the exons ATGGCGAACGCGGCTTGTACCACGTTTTCTCAAGACGGTCAATATTTTGCTTATTGTGGCAGTGATGGAAAATTGAAGATTTGGGAGGTAGCAACGAGCAGACTCAAGCAAGAATACGTACCAAATTTACATCTTTATTCGCCATGTAGTGTCTTATGTTGGATCTCCGTAAATACTCAGGCAACAAGCACGTCG cTCTCACCATGGAAGAAACGCAGAAGGAAGTTGATCTCAGaagaaatagaacaaaaaggaaTTATTGCTATGGGATCTGTAAATGGAAAGATCACTTTATATGATACTGCAGCTGCTACTGTTTGTGGTCAATTAGAAAATGGCCATTCTTCATGTGTAACAGCTTTGACTTGGTCGGCAAATTGTGGTTTATTTACAGCCGCTGATGATTATCATATAGTTGAAtggaatattaaagaaaatgggATAAAGTGTAAGTGGAAATCTGGTAAAGCGAAAGTTACAGCCTTAGCAGTGATGCAAGATGGAAAATCTATGATCTCTGCAGAAAGAATAATCAAATGGTGGAATTTGTCCACAAAACAAATCATTAGGACTTTTACTGGACATGCTGGTCAAGTTACTTCATTAAATCCAATAACAGTGAACAAAAACGCCAGTTATTTAATCAGCGGAGCATGTGAAGACGGATATCTTAGTATATGGGCTTTAGATGAA accaaaaatgataaatgtcCTATGGCTACATTAGCGATGCAAGATGAAGCTTTATCTGTTTCTGTACATGTGAATGATGAGTCTCAAGTGATGGTATTAGCCATTACTAGGTCAGGACAAGCACATATCTTTAAATATCAACCTAATGGACGTTCTAAGCCATTGAAGCCTACACTGACTATTGCAGTTGCTTCGGATGTACATCAGAAAGAAACTATACAACAGATTCCTATTCTTATGGCAACattgatagaaaatgaaaaattattattagcatATGGTTCTTACATCAATCCGACATTTGAGAAAGTTACACCAGACTTTTCAGATAAAATACAGTATTTAATACGTTCTgaagtaaaaagaacaaaagaaaggaaagaagaatcaGTTACAAAAGTAAAAGCCACCATTACAGAAGATAATGTAGAATATCTAGCGCCtg GAACAGGGAGTAcagcaataaaaagaaatagaaccaGTTCAGCAGGCTCTCAATTACCTTTGAAAGATAGATTGGAAAATCTTAGTTTGAATGTAGAAACAAATGCTATAGGCAGGACTCCTTCGAAAGGAGCTAATATGATACAGTTGTTAATGCAAGGATTAAACAGCAAAGATAggacaatattaaataatgtattatttactaaaaatgaaagaataattagGAACACTATTGCCAAATTGCCTATCCAGGCAATAACACCTTTGCTTAAAGAATTATGTGCAATGTTACAAGGCAAAACATATCC GAGTAAGATTGCTACTATGTGGTTACAAATATTGATAACAACGCATGCAGCACACTTCCTATCACATCCAAATATTGGAGAATCACTTAGTCCAATTTTGAGTTTAATCGATGCAAAGCTAATGTTATTGACACAAATATCAAGATTAAGAGGACGCGTTTCGCTTATAACCGGACAAATTACCAGAAGCAAAGAAGAACAAGACAATAATATAATGGAGGACACTTTGCTTGTTTATCAAGATGCAG ATTCATCTGACGAAGGCCCGGCTTTGGATGAGGTAGACTTAGAGAGTGAATCAGATGAGAATTGGGAGGAAATGTCCGATCAAGAAGAgcaagaagaacaagaagagcAAGAAGAGCATAATGAAGATGACAATAAAAGTGTTATATCTAAAGACGAAAATGACTTTATAAGCAgttga